In the Salinirubrum litoreum genome, one interval contains:
- the cysS gene encoding cysteine--tRNA ligase, which produces MPLSVTNTLTGEREEFEPRGDEVLLYVCGLTVSDDPHLGHARLWTHADVLHRWLDYSGYDVRHVENFTDVNEKIVARIGEDDYGETEEAVAAHFTRETIENMRGLNLLRAEVYPRVSEHVPEIVALIERLIEKGYAYEANGSVYFDVSQFPDYGKLSNQRVEDLESQGDPSERSEKRNPADFALWKAGAVAPETIAEHRHEGLPAMDEPAGQTWESPWSEGRPGWHIECSAMSTTHLDETIDVHVGGHDLVFPHHENEIAQSEAATGEQFARYWLHTGLLETKGDKMSSSLGNFFTVSDALEAFGPNVIRTFYVSTAYDSEQTFSEETIAEAEERWDRLSRAYDAAVSACDSVEARTKVADDDLREAVERTRVDFEDAMNANLNAREATTALLDLASSVNRHVERAEAAFGGYDYRGLRRAVETFEDLGGDVFGLQFGDTTGGEVSIADDLIGLVLDVREQEREAGNWDRADALRDDLEALGVEVEDGDDGPTFRY; this is translated from the coding sequence ATGCCACTGTCCGTGACCAACACCCTGACGGGCGAACGCGAGGAGTTCGAGCCACGCGGCGACGAGGTACTGTTGTACGTCTGTGGGCTGACGGTCTCGGACGACCCGCACCTCGGACACGCCAGACTGTGGACCCACGCCGACGTGCTCCACCGGTGGCTGGACTACTCGGGCTACGACGTGCGCCACGTCGAGAACTTCACCGACGTCAACGAGAAGATCGTCGCCCGGATCGGCGAGGACGACTACGGCGAGACGGAGGAGGCGGTGGCGGCCCACTTCACCCGCGAGACCATCGAGAACATGCGCGGGCTGAACCTCCTACGTGCCGAGGTGTACCCGCGTGTCTCCGAGCACGTCCCGGAGATCGTCGCCCTGATCGAACGCCTGATCGAGAAGGGGTACGCCTACGAGGCGAACGGCTCGGTCTACTTCGACGTCTCGCAGTTCCCGGACTACGGCAAACTCTCGAACCAGCGCGTCGAGGACCTCGAATCACAGGGCGACCCCAGCGAGCGCTCGGAGAAGCGTAACCCCGCCGACTTCGCGCTGTGGAAGGCCGGCGCGGTCGCCCCCGAGACCATCGCGGAACACCGCCACGAGGGCCTGCCCGCGATGGACGAACCGGCCGGGCAGACGTGGGAGTCGCCGTGGAGCGAGGGCCGACCGGGCTGGCACATCGAGTGCTCGGCGATGTCGACGACGCATCTGGACGAGACGATCGACGTCCACGTCGGCGGACACGACCTCGTCTTCCCGCACCACGAGAACGAGATCGCCCAGTCGGAGGCCGCCACCGGCGAGCAGTTCGCCCGGTACTGGCTCCACACCGGCCTGCTTGAGACGAAAGGCGACAAGATGAGTTCGAGTCTCGGCAACTTCTTCACCGTCTCCGACGCCCTCGAAGCGTTCGGCCCGAACGTGATCCGGACGTTCTACGTCTCGACGGCCTACGACAGCGAACAGACCTTCTCGGAGGAGACCATCGCCGAGGCCGAGGAGCGCTGGGATCGCCTCTCTCGCGCCTACGACGCCGCCGTCTCCGCCTGCGACAGCGTGGAGGCTCGGACGAAAGTCGCGGACGACGACCTCCGCGAGGCGGTCGAACGGACTCGCGTCGACTTCGAGGACGCGATGAACGCGAACCTGAACGCCCGCGAGGCGACGACCGCACTGCTCGATCTGGCCTCGTCGGTCAACCGGCACGTCGAACGCGCCGAGGCGGCCTTCGGCGGGTACGACTACCGGGGCCTCCGCCGCGCGGTCGAGACCTTCGAGGACCTCGGTGGCGACGTCTTCGGGCTTCAGTTCGGCGACACCACGGGCGGCGAGGTGTCCATCGCGGACGACCTGATCGGACTGGTGCTCGACGTGCGCGAGCAGGAGCGCGAAGCGGGCAACTGGGACCGCGCGGACGCCCTGCGCGACGATCTGGAGGCACTCGGCGTCGAAGTCGAGGACGGCGACGACGGGCCGACATTCCGGTACTGA